attatgttATCCATCTATTCTCTAAAACGCTTGTCAGGGTCGCATGAATGTTGACGCATTTCCCTGTAGACAGAGAATCTGTATATCTTATATCTGTATAAGGCAGGCCACTAAAACTTGACATAGCATATAATAAATTTGAGACACTGTCTAAAATGTCAGTAGTTGGTGGTGTTACAGTAATAACAACTACCAAAAATCTAACAATAAGAGTTTGTTTTCTGCTCTCACTTACATTGGGATGagtcaaaatatatactgaccATTTAAGGGGTCGTCGTTTTGGCCCCGCCTCCATCTGGAACCCCCACACGTGTAGACGACAGCCCGAAAAAACTCACGGCCACAGAGTCTCAGAGCTTTCTGGGCCTGGGCCGAATCTGCCCACGCGGCCAACACCAACAGCACCGCCAGCAGCACCACCTTCATGGCTGGAAATAGAGTCAAAGCAATGTCTTCTGCCGAACTTGTGGAAGTCTTTTGTTTTCTGACCTCGGAACGTCTTCATTTATATACCATGCAAAGAGTGGTATGTTATTGACGCACTTCTTTTCCGTGACCTTTTAAATGAGGCAAAATGACCCACAAAGCAGAGACTTCCATTTGTCAAAACGGGTTTGatggttttaaataaatagatgaTGTACAAATGGTGTATCAAAATACAGCTAATTTAACAAAGTGGCGTGagatctttgttttatttgctaCAGCAAAGTGCTCTTTAATGATGTTTTAGAGATACATGTCCATAAAACTGAATATCGCAAATTTGAGCATGTGTCACACCAGCATTATGGAGTGACACCAGGATAATGACAGCACTTACTTCCTCCTAAACACAATGAGCCGGTTTATATCTGGCTGGCAAACACTTTGTTGCCAAGTGCTTCCACACAACATCGCGGTTTATGGGATATGCGTACCATCCTGCAGTATTTGGCGCAGGCGTACTCGTTTTAGATTTAATTGCAGTCATTCCTAAAGGACAGTTCTATGAGTCATCAGAAGATACAGCCTACACCTAATTCTTTCATTTTGCGTCATTTGTTTTATGTAGCGTGTCAATTAATTTTATGCGGTTGTTCATAAAGCAGCAGCTTCTGAGGTGACAGTGTGGCTTGCTTTTGAACAAGCGGATGTGAGAGTTAATCTCATTTTGAAGTCAGCCCACTGGAATTAGGACAGTTTTGGCTCTTTGTAAAGCTATTTTAACTGAATAAGTGCGATTCAACCCCCCCGTGTCATTTCTAAAGCTGgtatttgttgttattgttcacCCAGGCAGGGCATGGAAACAAAAGAGATGCTATAAAACCTTATCTACAATGTTTATAGACAAGAAGTTGTAAAATATGTACCACTACCTGATCGCTCCTAGTCATTCTGGCATTCAACACCAGCACTTAGTTTTGCGGTTCTTGAAATCTTAAAATGCTAGTTTACCAGTAACCTGagataacatttatattttgtttgtcAGTTTGAGTTTGTTCTCCGAGTAGGAAAAAT
This portion of the Onychostoma macrolepis isolate SWU-2019 chromosome 02, ASM1243209v1, whole genome shotgun sequence genome encodes:
- the insl5b gene encoding insulin-like 5b — its product is MKVVLLAVLLVLAAWADSAQAQKALRLCGREFFRAVVYTCGGSRWRRGQNDDPLNGYEIETDVESLTSTEMDRVRREAHEALPSACCKVGCRKSDLVLMC